The genomic window ttcaaaattttattaataaatatttttttaataaaaaatcaatattacagCTCTTATATGATGCTTTTATACTAcgaaaaatatcataaacaaatctagaaaaataataagagtttgAAACCAAACAACAAAAGGAATCTTAAATCAATTACAAAACATGGTAAATCATGAAAAGTAATTTATGGTCTTATTTAAAGGCCTTTCCAAACTCATATGGCATTGAAATTTTAACCTTGTTAGAAATAGGGCCTCTAGAATCTTTTAGAGAAATTTTGACTAGATTTAAAGGTCAGATTAAAATTTATACCTATTAATATAAGGCTTCATATTAGACAAGAATCTCTTGTATCAAAATTATTGGCATTAGCTTAGGCCAACATAAAATATCCTTTACGAAATTCCAAAGCTATTCGATTTTATCTTTAACATTATCAAGAGAAATAAACTCTAATTTCATTGTGTATCTTATGATACATATTTTGTTAGATAATTTTCAAGACAAAACTGTTTCATCGTATATGAAGACATATCCACTAGTAGATATTAAATGTTTAGTATTGGATATCTGATTCGCATCATTATACCCTTCTAATACCGTCAAATAATCAATATAGTGTAACCCATATTCCAAGTTATACCCTAAATATTTAAGTACCCTATTTAGTACTTTTCAATTATCCATGCTTGGATTAGTAGTAAATTTACTTGGAATTCTAATTGATTATGCAATATTCGGTCTTGTTCAGTTCATAACATACATCAAGTTCTCAATTATCCAAGAATATTCCAATTGATGTATTCTCTCATCTTTATTTTTAGAAAGATGTGGACTTGTATCCAATGGTGTTTTGATAGTGTTATTGTCACCTTTAAAGATTAGGACAATATTAATCCATCATATATATTAGcaatttttaatatctataatACCCAAgttttttgtatcaaatttattaattaatattttcatggtAGACTTGATCATGTATTCATTTCTATCCAAAATCACATGGTATCCACATAAAGACATACAATGACAtaacttttatttatgtttttttttaaattatcaacctcattgattttaaatttatttgacaaCATAACTTTATTAAACTTTTCATGCCATTGTTTGGagcttgtttcaaaccatataatgaTTTGACAAGCATTCgaactttcttttccttctctttaatAACAAACCACTCGGGTCGTTCTATATATACCTCTTCGTCGAGGTCACTatttagaaaagttttttttcttacctttatttgatgtattttcaagcttGTTAATAGTTATAATGACTTTTAATATTGGTATAGAAGTTATTCTTGACAGAGGtgaatatatatcaaaatagttcACACTTAGTTGTTGTTTGAATCTTTTAACAACAAGTCttggtttatgtttttcaatgattCTAATAgcttttgtctttcttttgaaGATCTATTTATGGCTTAATAGTTTGCTTCCGTATAGAATATTAATTAGTTTCCATATATGGTTTTGCATGATAGAATCAATCTTGATATTGGATGTCTTCTTCTAATGAGAAGATTTGGGTCAAGACATTTCCATAGAGTGACTTCAAGACtcattttttacaaataaattagaaaatctggactttattttttatgtttttccctctCACTACTTctcaactcaatttcatcattgtttaTCTGATGACGACTACTTGAATTTACTCTATTCATCATTTTAAGTAAATGGATTTATTGTGctttcttaaaagaaaacacGTCTTCAAAAAAGGTATCATTCATTGATTCCATAATTGTATAGGGTTGAATATCCTCAATACTTGATTAGTATCTAAAAACTAATATGCATTACTATTATAAGCATATCAAATGAATAAGCAATTTATAGTTTTAGGTTCTATCTTGatctttttaaaaccaaatatcATCACGTTAAAAAGACACCCTTACACTTTAAGTATTTATAGGaaggtcttctttcttttcacaacTTATATGGTATCTTTTCCAACTTCTTGTGAGGtacattcttttatatatatatatatataaagaattggcaatcaaacttcaaaatcaataacaatatCATTTTGTTGAGGTGAATAAGGAGTgatagtttgttggataatatcatcttaagaataaaattcactaaaaaataCCTTGtattcttcatctttattgctttttattgcctttatctttttgtttagcTGGTTCTCAAATTCATTCTTGTGATGCTTAAGCATTTCAAGagctttatcttcttctttttagcaAATAAGTATAACAATACTTTGTACAATAATCTATAAAgtaatataacatttttttctcctctatTTTACACAAATTCTAAATATCCAATATCATAGAGCATTTAATGTAGAGCTCTACtacttcttttaattgtttaaaaataaattatttatggattTTTAATTCTACATAAATTTCAcacttattatttaaaaaaaaaccatagttaGTAACAATTCAAGTTTTACCAATCTTTGCATAGAACTATAATTTACATACCCTAACTTGCCATGCCTAATGCcataaaatcaagcaaataaGAGGAAGatacaattttattataattttaatcctGATTACAATGGTCATTGCGTTCATTTTAAAGATACCATCACATGGATACCTCTTATCAATGAACATCCCTCTCTTtatgtgtataaatttgtaacTCATCAAAGactattttcaaatcatttttgcTAAATAATGAACTAGAAAATGTCAACAACATATAGCATATTGTTGAGGCTGAGAAATTTCTCGAAAGTTATCTTCAATATGGCTTTCTCAATACCCTGTACTTTTGAGGTTGAAAAGTCTTTCATGTATAATTGGTTCATCATCTACTTCTTGAACATCCTTTCTGCAAAAACATGCCTCGTAGTTCAGAATTGTTCACAAAATTGACCTCAAAGATAACcgtataaaagtttatttatgaTACATTTCTAGAAAGGTCATCCATTTTAATGTATTAGCTTGTGTAGCccttccttttttaaaattattttgctaAAGCATACATCTACAATCCTTGACCAGATGTCCAACCTTGTTACAATGAAATTATTTACCATTAAAGTTCTTAGCAATGTGTTTACTCTTTAAAACAAGCTTATTcttttggttgtttttgttataaaaattcTCCACTTGCTCAACCATATTTACCCTAGGGGTCATCAAAAGGGAGCTTGCTCTTCTTTTAGATAACTTGTTATCCTCTTTTATCCTTAACCTCAAAATTAGATTTTCAATTCTCATCTCCTTTCACTTATACTTAAGGTATTTCTTGAGGTCCTTCTAATATATTGGCAACTTCTTAATAATAGTAGCCACTTACAAAAATTCATTCAAAACAATCCTCTCAACATGAATATCATATAGGATGAGTTGAAAATCTTGAGCTTAACTCGTGATTGTTCTTGAATCAATCATTTTGAAGTCAAAAAGTTTGCCAATTAAGAATAATTGTTAAGCCAACATCCTCAATCTTGTACTTCCAATCAAAGGATTCTTATAATGCCTTAGAAAACTACCATTTGAGTTATACACATCATATAATATATTGTTCAACTCATTCAAGATGTAGTTCTTGCatacaaaatcattattattttatctattaacAACTTCTACTATAGTGATATCAAACTCTTTGTTTGACAGCTTTGGCGTATTTTTTGTCAAGAATTTTACCAAGTTCAAGATAGTGAGATGGAAGTGCATCttctattatcaattttttaaagttcacaTCACTGAAATTCTCAGATTTCTCACTATGCaccacataaaataataatgaaatccTCTCTACCAAAATAATATACCCTCTCAACCAAAGTAATGTTCACAAGCTTCTCTTAATGCACCATATTATGTGATGGTGGACTCCTCTTAGTTTAATCCGtattcaatattataaaaataatatttccaaATTATAAGCCAAGCATTACAACTGATTGGTCTCatattaactaataaaatatatatttttcctcaTTCCTCTTCATATGATAATATAACATGTAaccaataaataattttaaattaaattaaaatcatagaGTAACATGtgcaaaatgtttatttttttaatcaaataattaaaaattaattgattaataaaaaaataaaaattactcaaataaaaatcacttgaattaaatccttcataaaatattaattagattagattttaaaaagcaataagCTTTAAGAAGTTTTCTTAAAGATtgttatatttaaattcaactaaattttaatttatttttccaaaggttgaaaaacaaaaattacttaaattgaagttaattaataatgaaatcTATATATTAGAACATCAGATTTCAtactattaaaaattatatatccatgcatataaagtaatataaaatattgaactAACATGCCAATTAAAGAAtattacaaatgaaaaaaaaaaaaaaagaacaaatataatCACATTTGCTTGTTGAAGTGTAGATTAAGCAATAAATAAGAAGAAGGTGATTATCACGCTAGTTTTACTTTTTGTCTTTAAGACAAATTTTGCCTATCTATTGATGCAAGCGGTAGATGCAAATTGTCTTATAAGGTTCAATAATCAACTACTTGGTGCCGATGGACTTCAACATTAAGcctaaataaacttaaaaaaactaacaccAAATTGGAACAGccataaaagagagagaaagtagagaaaaataatctttcattttgttaattttaatatatatatatatatatatatatatatatatatatatatattcaactgGGGACAAAGGCTAtttatacacatatatataggttttgaaagaaaagaagggtgtgtggtttttttttcaatgttaggcaaatttttatggttagaattttgatattttaaaatcaatttctaatTTACTTACGAttgattttagatattttaatatttcatattatatcattcatatttgaaaatatttttgaataaacccTAACCCAAAAATTGGGTATATTTCACTTTTGAGTAGAACTCAAATATGTCCAATAATCATGCCTAAAAaccaatttttctaaaataaattgtgaatgAGCATTCTGGGTTGTCGACATGATAATACCTCCACGTCAATGTTTTGCAATCTAGTTGGAAAAATTAAGAAGGAACTCATTTTGTTCTGCACTTTCAGAGATATGGAAGTTGAAGTTAATTTTGTACTTTCTCAGAACAGCAAGCGCATCATCTAATGTTGTATGTGGAAAGAACATAAatgggaccttgtggactaagaaAACAACTTCAAtttggtcgttaacttcagagtccatgggattagtcgaggtacacgcaagctggcccggacatccacgttaaactaaaaaaaaaaaaaaattatgcgcATGTCCCTCATTTACAGGAATTATATAGCTGGTATGCATTGGGCTGTCAGCAAAGTAACTTCCCTTCTTCCCGTTTCATCCACAATCGAAACCTCACTATGGTTCCACAAATACAAAATTGATGTTTACTGTAAACAAATTTCTTTGTCAATCCCCACCATTTGACGTTGTCCTCAAACTTCTGTAGCAGTAGCGATTCTAATTGGGAAAAATGATGTAGCTACTTGTTGCTGTTTATTGGGTAAATGTCTTCTACTGAAAGTGTCCAAAACAAGTGACCTTCGCTAAATCGATGAATGTCTACCAACAGTAAGATAATTAGCCAAAGACCGTACATGACTTCTAGCTAAGCTAAGGTGACCTTCCATGATTAACACCAGTCAGCTTCAAGTTACAAAAGAAGCAAATGAGTCATCGATGCTTCCTCGTGCCATGGCCTCAAGGGCAAGACCAGAAAGCATATGGAGGGGACCAAAGATTGCAACAAGAGAAGGCTAACATTTCCAGCGGCTAGGATTGCAGTCATAACTATAGTGAACTAGCAACTAGCAAGCCAAGGgacactaaataataaaaatatgatccAACCCCAACCTATTTATAGCTGGAAAAGTCGTCTTATTCATTAAATATACAAACTTTGATGCTGACATTTGATACACCAAACgtttataattttcatgttgAATGTAATGAAATTCTAAATAACATTGCCAGTTTCTCTCTGGAGTTTTGGCATTTAACTCGACAGTTTGTGACCACTAAATGAGCTTTCTCTGCAACCAAATGATATCAAAAATCTAACATCAGTTTGCTCAGATGCTTTATAGTAACAATTGTCCAAACTATAACTTGCAACATGGCAtaatctttcaatttctttttctttttttaacgaTGATCGAGTCAAGCAATAGCGTGCATGAATTACATGACAGACCTCAAAGCTTCTAAGCAAAAGGCCTTTGATTTTGACATTTGAACATGATATGGAGCCGTATACTGCGCAGCCACGGAAGCTATAACTAATAGAGTGAAACACAAGTCATGGCCACAAAGTTGGATAATGTAGTAGGCCTTTTACACAAGGCCGCAAGCATCTAGATGGAGCAGCAGGcagtaaaatatttctttatccaCTTCATCTAGCTCAGATAAATCTCCCTCAACAGATTTCTTCTCGGTATTCTTGATGTCTTTGTCTTGCCTTATCAGTGTGCGGCTGCTTTCATACTAATTTCCATCACCTGCTTCTCTACGAATCCATCCTTGGGACTGTCACAGTGTGTGTCCCaggtctcttcctcctctacggTCCTAAAACCACATATTCAAACTTTGAATGAGTAAGGAGATCAAGgctatttgaaaaataaattagcatcagaagaaattgaaatatttattatttctattacaTAGCTGTAAAGTATAAATTCATTAGTAGACTTTTGTCTTATAACATGTAGTGGGTACAGAATTCAACCATTCTCAAATAAACAGGAAAAAGAAGGGAAGAGAATTAAGTCATCAAACTATGGACGCAAACTCATAAACGAACCATTATTTAGGCTTCGTTTGGGAACGCAGTTCAACCCGCGttccaaaaaaatttgaaatatttttttttttggttaaaatttaatatggtttgtacattttggatcgttttgatgtgctgatgtcaaaaatgatttttaaaaaatgaaaaaacatcattggcatgtattttggcacgaaaagttatttgaaaagcactcgCAACCACACTGTTACAGTCCTTGCTCCATTTTAGCAAGGCTTAAAAATGGTTTAACTAAGTAGTAATGCCAGCTTGACCTTTAGGATTTAATATAGTGTTGATAAGGACATCTCTAAATTATGGCACATTatcaaaaagataatttgaatgaaaattttcaactaAATCAAATACATACTTCTCTGAAGGGGGAGTTATCAGCTTCGAGCATGTGTACAATATGGCTCATTTTTTGTCGCTTCTGTGCGCTCGGGTCAACACAGCGTAATGCAACAAGAAGAGCCCGCTTCAATGCCCTCAAAGTAGGTTTCTCAGGTAGTTTAGGATCCAATACCCCCTCTGGATTCCTGTTACTAACCATCCTCTTAAGCCAATCGATCAAGTTCACCTgaaaattattcatttaattataacaaattagAAGAACAAAAGGGGGGGAAAGACTTCATTAGATTAGCTCATTTGAATATGTCATCACAAAATGACAGTGGTATCTGGTGCGAACCTCTTCTGAAGGCCGGCTATAATCCACTGGGTTCCTTCCAGAGATAATTTCCATAATAAGAATCCCAAAACTATACACATCACTTCTTTCATTCAGCATGCCTGAACTTGCATACTCGAGAGCTACATATCTACCAAAgcacaagaaaaattattactTCTCCACACTCTAAGACAACAAATATAAGCACTCAGAGAGAACCTACACACCCAAATGTTCCCATTACACGGGTTGTAATGTAGCTGCTACCTGAAAAAAGGAGTTTGGCAAGGCCAAAGTCTGAAACTTTGGGGTTCCACTGCTTGTCAAGTAGAATGTTGCTTGATTTTATGTCACGGTGGATAACTTTCGGTTCAAGTCCATCATGAAGGTAAGTTAATCTGCATCGGTGTTCATTTTTTACCCCCCATGCCATGGATGAAGATAACATACCCTTTATGACAGTTTATAAGTGAAATAGAATCATACCCTTTCGCGGTTCCCAAGATGATTTTCATTCTAATTTCCCAAGTAAGAGGACTGCAAGGCCCTACATCACCATGAAGCCATTGTTCTAAGTTCCCGCTATTCACATATTCATACACGAGCATCCTACAATACAAGGAAACAAACAACTATATGGTAATAAACAATAGCCACCCTATTTTGGCAATGACTTGCAAATTTCATTCTGAAATGCCAAAATTATTGGATCAAGAAACAAGGAAACATCGTTGAAAAGGCAAAAAGAAACTACCTTTGAGCTCCTTCAGCACAATAACCAAGCAACCTTACTAAATTCTTGTGCCTTACTCTTCCAATGTCTTCCACTTCAACTTTAAATTCTCTCTCAGCCTGTCCCTTATTAATCACCATATATTTGAACACTATCAATAACCAATTCGTCAACATAGCAACACTCGAAATGGCATATTAACCACAACGGATTAATTCTAGATTAGAGctcaaataaaaagacaaatactcttcaaaacaaataaacatatgATGAAAATTGCAATAAACTACCTGTTATTGAGCAAATTCTTGACAGCAATCTCAGTATTATCCTCTAAAACACCATGGTAAACAATCCCATACCCTCCCTCGCCAATAACATTCTCATGAGCAAAAGAATTAGTAGCTACCTCAAGCTCTCTCAAAGTATACCAATGCCCCCACCCTAAATGAGACACATCAAGCACCACCATAGCAGCCACCTAGTCCCCACCACCACCATtgccaccgccaccgccacgTGGTGCTTCCCTAGAAGAACCCAGATAAGAAATCAAATGCCCTTTACCAATGTCAATCTGAATCCCATGATACTTCACTGGACTCTCCTCTTCTGGTGGTATAAGCAACAAAAAATCTCCCCTTTCCTTTCTAGTAATCATTTCCTGGTCTTGAAATTGGTGGGTTTGCATTTGTGCCCAATTAGGCTTAATGGATTGGTCTATTCTGATTTCTTGAATCTTTTTAGATACAATAGGGATTTTGGGTTCATTGTTTGTACTCTTTTTGGACTTGGAAGCAAGCCAGAGAGTGATAAAGAAAAGTAGCAACACAATGGTTGTCCCTACACAGACACCAAGAACAACCCACAATCTTAAACCAAAAACTGAAGTTGGTTTCGATAACTGGTCTGACATAAGACTAGTTTTGTGCTCAGACATTGGAGTGTGGTATTGTCTTTGAACcagtattataaaataattcagtGAAAAGAGGTGAGGGTTTGAAGCATGTCTCCAATTTGAGGCTCAACATGTAGGTTATATAGATGAGGGGATGTGCAGTGCTAAAAGTTACCAGTAATGTTACAGAGAGAGTGAAGAAGGGAAACAGGTAGCTGCTGGCATGATGAGACTATTTATTTATGGAATTAGACAAGAATGCCAGCCAGCTAGATTTCCGGGTAGTTGCTTTCGTGGGTGGGAGTTAAATTGCTTAAAGGGTAACTGTCACAGCCTTAGGCACGAGGGCGTGCTAACGAGTCGCTGCTAGGCAGTGGCATCACACAAGTGCAGGGCAATATGCGTGGGCAGTGCAGATTTCGTCAGCGAGTATAACGGATGCGTGCGAACATCGGATTCATGCTTCGCACCATGCTAGACTTAGACGATGGACTGTCTAAGACACCCTGAGGTGCACATGAGGACTGGTAGCTGGGAAAATCAGTTTGGGCAGTTTGGTTTGTTGGGTGGCAGACCAAGTTACTTGTGGGCAGTTACGGAGCAGTTACGAGGCAGTTACGAGGAAGTTGGCTGTCTTTGTAGTGGGCTGTCAAGAGGGAGTTAACTGTCAAGGGGCAGTTTTATGTGTAACTTCCATTATATGTATGTGTATTACATAGGGCCTAAACAAATGTAGCATGCAGATCGGATTGTGCATAGCACACTTACATTGTTATTGTGTATTCCCTTTGTTGATGGATTAATGAAGGTTAGGTTGTTTCCTGTAAATTGCGTGTGTGATTATTGTGCTGTGTTGATCATTGGCTTGTGTTCTTGACTGCTGAAATTGGTAAGAGTTGTGGGGAAAACCTCTGGGTGTGTGAAACACTTAGACTTTAGGCAAACACGAGTGTCTTGAGAGGAAGGCTGAGTCTAGTAACGGGACTAGACTGCCGCGCGGGGATTAAGATTGTGATGAAAAATTATCCATGtgacaagtggtatcagagctttggCTCGTTCTGTTCGTAAAGTTGTTGTTTGATGTCCAATGCCATCAGGCATGGAGGCGATTCGCGAGAGACTCACTCATGTGGAAACTGTTTTGGGTCCCTCGACCGAAAACGAAAATCAAAGTGTGAATGACAGACTTGCATATGCTGTGGAAATGGCAGAGAGGGCTGCGGGGCAGTATGTGGATCTTGCGGCAGAGGTAAGTAGCAAGATACGGATTCTGGAGGGGGAGATTGCGGTGTTGAAAAAGGCAGTAGTGTCTGCCCCCACGGGTGGTGGCTCATCCAAACCCAGAGTACCAGAACCTAAGCCATTCTGTGGCGCAAGAAGTTCCAAAGAGTTAGAAAACTTTCTGTGGGACATGGAGCAGTACTTCGGGGTGGCCAGGATTGAGGCTGACGAACAGGTAAACATCACAGCGATGTATTTGAGCGGTGACGCGAAGCTGTGGTGGAGGACTCGGATTAAGGATGATCTGAATGCTGGGCGTCCTAAGATTGACACTTGGGATCGTTTGAAACAAGAGTTGAAAGAACAATTCTTGCCGAACAACACGTCTTGGCTGGCTAGGGAagatttgaagaaattgaagcaAGACAAATCGGTGAGGGATTACATCAAAGATTTCAGTTCTTTGATCCTTGACATAAAGAACATGTCGGAGGAAGATAAATTGTTCAACTTCATGTC from Populus trichocarpa isolate Nisqually-1 chromosome 5, P.trichocarpa_v4.1, whole genome shotgun sequence includes these protein-coding regions:
- the LOC112327654 gene encoding uncharacterized protein LOC112327654, which encodes MSEHKTSLMSDQLSKPTSVFGLRLWVVLGVCVGTTIVLLLFFITLWLASKSKKSTNNEPKIPIVSKKIQEIRIDQSIKPNWAQMQTHQFQDQEMITRKERGDFLLLIPPEEESPVKYHGIQIDIGKGHLISYLGSSREAPRGGGGGNGGGGD
- the LOC7489738 gene encoding probable serine/threonine-protein kinase At1g01540, giving the protein MVVLDVSHLGWGHWYTLRELEVATNSFAHENVIGEGGYGIVYHGVLEDNTEIAVKNLLNNRGQAEREFKVEVEDIGRVRHKNLVRLLGYCAEGAQRMLVYEYVNSGNLEQWLHGDVGPCSPLTWEIRMKIILGTAKGLTYLHDGLEPKVIHRDIKSSNILLDKQWNPKVSDFGLAKLLFSGSSYITTRVMGTFGYVALEYASSGMLNERSDVYSFGILIMEIISGRNPVDYSRPSEEVNLIDWLKRMVSNRNPEGVLDPKLPEKPTLRALKRALLVALRCVDPSAQKRQKMSHIVHMLEADNSPFREYTAPYHVQMSKSKAFCLEALRSVM